A stretch of Macadamia integrifolia cultivar HAES 741 chromosome 7, SCU_Mint_v3, whole genome shotgun sequence DNA encodes these proteins:
- the LOC122083799 gene encoding uncharacterized protein LOC122083799 — MSSIRESFQKRSFIPSRPVNEDLPVSQKNPNEQGFRRRLSSISMRINPIPSPSVASFNFIPRSKSMSAIGESAGGSIKKWWDWGWGWILSRKPTFARDLEMDEVETTMLGCHNRGSWRHVFYKVRSEFRKLMGSNKVGLPQTFRYDSYNYAQNFDDGKRIRD; from the coding sequence ATGAGCTCCATTCGTGAGAGCTTTCAGAAGCGAAGCTTCATCCCCTCCAGACCCGTCAATGAAGACCTCCCGGTATCTCAGAAGAACCCAAATGAACAAGGATTCCGTCGTAGGCTCTCTTCCATATCAATGAGAATCAACCCCATTCCATCTCCTTCAGTTGCGTCATTCAACTTTATACCCAGATCCAAATCCATGTCGGCGATCGGAGAATCTGCAGGAGGTTCCATAAAGAAATGGTGGGATTGGGGATGGGGTTGGATTCTGTCCAGAAAGCCAACATTCGCTAGAGATCTGGAGATGGACGAGGTGGAAACCACCATGTTGGGCTGCCACAACAGGGGAAGCTGGAGACATGTGTTCTACAAGGTGAGATCTGAGTTCAGAAAGCTCATGGGTTCCAATAAGGTTGGATTACCCCAGACTTTCAGGTACGATTCCTACAATTACGCTCAGAATTTTGATGACGGCAAGAGGATTCGGGACTAA
- the LOC122085152 gene encoding NAC domain-containing protein 87-like — MLAMEEILCEVHAEDTNEQGLPPGFRFHPTDEELITFYLASKVLNGSFGGVEIAEVDLNRCEPWELPDVAKMGEKEWYFFNLRDRKYPTGLRTNRATEAGYWKATGKDKEVYSASSGALLGMKKTLVFYKGRAPRGEKTKWVMHEYRLDGDFSCRHTSKDEWVICRIFNKSGGEKKNPFFQSPPSTMMEYQSQWVQMKTLQNPSVAVGDDLKNLTVPVNVNYPTQLLGMNSMHSSFSPMITTSFNSNNKNLSHSQSILIKSLLSHSHHHHQEQWAPKEATVPKQCKTESSFSHQPLPAGANFLCGQGWDGDQDQVQNPLFFEMMGSGNGSGVSGLFTGGTVHEMSTSSVAFNRMGSSQMMLDPPSRVVPAPCGSLDH; from the exons ATGTTGGCCATGGAAGAAATACTATGCGAAGTGCATGCAGAAGATACAAACGAGCAAGGTTTGCCTCCCGGTTTTAGGTTTCATCCAACAGATGAGGAGCTTATAACCTTCTATCTGGCTTCAAAGGTACTCAATGGGAGCTTTGGTGGTGTAGAGATTGCAGAGGTTGATCTTAACAGATGTGAGCCTTGGGAGCTTCCAG ATGTGGCTAAGATGGGCGAGAAGGAGTGGTATTTCTTCAACCTGAGAGACAGAAAGTACCCAACAGGGTTGAGAACCAATAGAGCCACTGAGGCTGGGTATTGGAAGGCCACAGGCAAAGACAAAGAGGTTTATAGTGCTTCTAGTGGAGCCCTTCTGGGTATGAAGAAAACTCTTGTTTTCTATAAGGGTAGAGCTCCTCGGGGAGAGAAGACCAAGTGGGTCATGCATGAGTATCGTCTCGACGGTGACTTCTCTTGTCGTCACACGTCTAAG GATGAATGGGTGATCTGCAGAATATTCAACAaaagtggaggagagaagaaaaacccattttttcaatCTCCTCCTTCAACGATGATGGAATATCAATCCCAGTGGGTCCAAATGAAAACCTTACAAAACCCTAGTGTAGCAGTAGGGGATGATCTCAAAAACTTGACAGTCCCAGTTAATGTTAATTATCCCACTCAACTTTTGGGGATGAATAGCATGCATTCTTCTTTTTCACCGATGATCACTACTTCATTTAACTCAAACAACAAGAACCTATCACATTCACAGTCCATACTCATCAAATCACTACTCTCACActcacatcatcatcatcaagaaCAGTGGGCACCAAAGGAGGCTACTGTTCCCAAACAGTGTAAGACAGAGTCCAGCTTTTCTCATCAACCATTACCTGCAGGTGCCAACTTTCTGTGTGGCCAAGGATGGGATGGTGATCAAGATCAAGTCCAAAACCCCTTGTTTTTTGAGATGATGGGGAGTGGGAATGGGAGTGGGGTTTCAGGGTTGTTCACAGGAGGCACTGTTCATGAGATGTCTACTTCATCAGTTGCTTTCAACAGGATGGGCTCTTCTCAGATGATGCTAGATCCTCCCTCCAGAGTAGTCCCAGCACCATGTGGGTCCTTGGATCATTGA